The proteins below come from a single Esox lucius isolate fEsoLuc1 chromosome 7, fEsoLuc1.pri, whole genome shotgun sequence genomic window:
- the wdr74 gene encoding WD repeat-containing protein 74 codes for MADKSQICSVWVGSETGILKGVSLSKKQAFNFCEFSCLSRDQEVCVLGWGDPQETEVLVGSVNGTVKTFSTEKGIFTETRQCGESTQGRFTGLAVTDSALITCVETGLLRVWKEGSETVEINAGKNVSRMRQNPSQCNQVATGGKENGLKVWDLERPETPIFTSKNVRNDWLDLRVPEWVRDMAFIPNSDKIVTCTGLHQVRVYDPASPQRRPVLESEFGEYPLTALSLPANKDSVVVGNTQGQLAILDLRKGLVRGCLKGLAGGVRGLQCHPSLPLVASCGLDRFLRVHSLEDRTLQHKVYLKSRLNCVLLSSRDPELGSTGVSTDVEEVKEEVGEVDEVWDTMEMIKDKAKKRATEEVEAVLVEPERTTKKKKKAVK; via the exons ATGGCAGACAAAAGTCAAATTTGTTCAGTATGGGTGGGATCAGAAACAGGGATATTGAAAG GAGTAAGTCTATCCAAAAAACAGGCGTTCAACTTCTGTGAATTTAGCTGCCTGAGTCGAGACCAGGAAGTGTGTGTACTGGGCTGGGGTGATCCACAGGAGACCGAG GTGCTGGTGGGGTCTGTGAATGGCACAGTGAAGACGTTTAGCACAGAGAAGGGAATCTTCACTGAGACCCGACAGTGTGGAGAGAGTACCCAGGGGAGGTTCACAGGACTTGCtgtgacagacag TGCTCTGATCACGTGTGTGGAGACAGGACTGCTGAGAGTTTGGAAGGAGGGATCAGAAACA GTTGAGATAAATGCTGGGAAGAATGTTAGCCGGATGCGACAGAATCCCTCGCAGTGTAACCAGGTGGCTACAGGTGGCAAGGAGAATGGTCTAAAGGTCTGGGATCTGGAGAGGCCTGAAACGcccatcttcacctccaagaat GTGCGTAATGACTGGCTGGACCTGCGAGTGCCAGAGTGGGTCAGAGACATGGCCTTCATCCCAAACTCAGACAAGATAGTCACCTGCACAGGTCTTCACCAG GTGCGCGTGTATGACCCCGCCTCTCCACAGAGGCGTCCTGTCCTGGAGTCTGAGTTTGGGGAGTACCCCCTCAcggccctctccctccctgccaaCAAAGACAGTGTTGTAGTGGGCAACACACAGGGCCAACTCGCCATCTTGGATCTGCGGAAAg GTCTGGTACGTGGGTGTCTGAAGGGGCTGGCCGGAGGGGTGCGGGGGCTGCAGTGCcacccttctctccctctggtgGCGTCCTGTGGGCTGGATCGCTTCCTGAGGGTGCACAGCCTGGAGGACCGCACTCTACAGCACAAG GTGTATCTCAAGTCACGACTCAACTGTGTACTTCTGTCCAGCCGAGATCCGGAG CTGGGCAGTACAGGAGTGAGCACAGAtgtagaggaggtgaaggaagaGGTGGGGGAGGTGGATGAGGTGTGGGACACGATGGAGATGATCAAAGACAAGGCCAAGAAACGAGCAACAGAAGAAGTGGAAGCTGTTCTGGTAGAACCAGAGAGGACGaccaagaagaagaaaaaagcgGTCAAATGA